The following are encoded together in the Argopecten irradians isolate NY chromosome 5, Ai_NY, whole genome shotgun sequence genome:
- the LOC138323224 gene encoding uncharacterized protein yields MSNSHFTISPRDAGRLVQSHRKTEDEQHCFLLQISFQTVYSDADIPNSVIKKLPRLVNGIPLGAGLMARDQLGSIRWRYIEGGRKMHTFVSKPICQEDAEETKRALKDRLVKQSHAIFGDITVKATVILSQCLNFDDDFIINDIAIPLDEGLHFRD; encoded by the coding sequence ATGTCTAACTCCCATTTCACCATTTCCCCCCGGGATGCCGGGCGCTTGGTGCAGTCTCATCGGAAAACAGAGGACGAACAACACTGCTTTCTACTTCAAATATCATTCCAAACAGTCTACAGTGATGCAGATATTCCAAACAGTGTCATCAAAAAGCTGCCCCGCCTTGTGAACGGTATTCCCCTTGGAGCAGGACTCATGGCTCGGGACCAGCTGGGCAGCATCCGCTGGCGGTATATCGAAGGTGGGCGTAAGATGCATACGTTTGTGTCAAAACCAATTTGTCAAGAAGATGCAGAGGAAACGAAAAGAGCTTTAAAAGACAGGCTTGTGAAACAATCGCATGCGATATTTGGTGACATTACGGTAAAAGCTACCGTCATTTTATCTCAGTGTTTAAACTTTGATGACGATTTTATCATTAATGATATAGCTATACCTTTAGACGAGGGTCTACACTTTCGAGATTAG